A genome region from Flavobacterium sp. CFS9 includes the following:
- a CDS encoding U32 family peptidase codes for MKKKIEILAPARDLIGGMAAINSGADAVYIGAPQFGARSNANNSIEDVAALVQYAHLFNAQVFVVMNTILYDNELETCRKMIWELYDIGVDALIIQDMAIMEMDIPPIVLHASTQANNRDADKIKFLKDAGIKRVVLARELNLHQIKTIYDEADVELEFFVTGALCVSFSGNCYMSVANGERSANRGSCAQNCRLPYNLIDGNGETLIRNSHLLSIKDLDISDQIPNLIEAGIVSFKIEGRLKDVVYVKNNVSYLRQKLDSYLEGAGSDKYMKASSGTCTYTFDSSLSRTFNRGYTDYFVNERHSSIGSWESPKSKGQYIGKLIRTVGNAYEIENGELLNNGDGLCFINENNEADGIYVNKAENGKIYPNVLKEVKDGTFIYRNNDAAFIKIVEREDSAVRKLSTTLLLTETATGFELIATDEDGYVSTVTLEHAKEQTKTGESIEENIKTQLAKTGFTPYTADEINIMFSQNWFLPISKINEMRRTVYDQLTEIRLANYKREEHQLVKTSHPYPETKLDFMYNVSNKTARKFYERHGVTEIEKAFELQWDPGKSRVMTTKYCIKYELKKCPIHQKDIVGVKVKEPLVLKQGELEYKLKFNCKPCEMEIWEKDAEFEIEEDHFH; via the coding sequence ATGAAGAAGAAGATTGAAATATTAGCTCCTGCCAGGGATTTAATTGGAGGAATGGCAGCCATAAACAGTGGAGCTGATGCCGTTTATATTGGTGCACCACAATTTGGAGCACGTTCAAATGCCAACAATTCTATCGAAGACGTAGCCGCACTGGTACAATATGCACACCTGTTTAATGCACAGGTTTTTGTGGTTATGAATACCATTTTGTACGACAACGAACTGGAAACTTGTCGTAAAATGATCTGGGAATTGTACGACATTGGTGTTGATGCCCTGATCATTCAGGACATGGCGATCATGGAAATGGACATCCCTCCAATCGTACTTCACGCCAGCACACAAGCCAACAACCGTGATGCCGATAAAATTAAATTCCTAAAAGATGCCGGAATCAAACGTGTGGTTTTAGCCCGTGAATTGAACCTGCATCAAATTAAAACAATATACGACGAAGCCGATGTTGAATTAGAATTTTTCGTAACCGGTGCATTATGTGTATCCTTTAGCGGAAACTGTTATATGAGTGTAGCCAATGGAGAACGCAGTGCCAATCGTGGTTCCTGCGCGCAAAACTGCCGTTTACCCTACAACTTAATTGACGGAAACGGAGAAACCCTAATCAGAAACAGTCACTTGCTTTCGATTAAAGATTTAGATATTTCAGATCAGATTCCGAATCTAATTGAAGCCGGAATCGTTTCTTTCAAAATCGAAGGCCGTTTAAAAGATGTGGTTTACGTTAAGAACAACGTTTCTTACTTACGTCAAAAACTAGACAGCTATTTAGAAGGCGCAGGAAGTGATAAGTATATGAAAGCATCATCAGGAACCTGTACCTATACTTTTGATTCTTCTTTAAGCAGAACTTTCAACCGTGGTTATACGGATTATTTCGTAAACGAAAGACACAGTTCTATTGGTTCCTGGGAAAGCCCAAAATCAAAAGGTCAATATATTGGTAAATTAATCCGAACAGTTGGAAACGCTTACGAAATCGAAAACGGCGAATTACTAAACAACGGTGACGGGCTTTGTTTCATCAACGAAAACAATGAAGCTGACGGAATCTATGTAAACAAAGCTGAAAACGGAAAAATTTATCCAAACGTTTTAAAAGAAGTAAAAGACGGAACTTTTATTTACAGAAATAATGACGCCGCTTTCATCAAAATTGTAGAAAGAGAAGACAGTGCTGTTCGTAAATTGAGCACTACTTTATTACTTACAGAAACAGCAACAGGTTTCGAACTTATCGCTACCGATGAAGACGGGTATGTGAGCACTGTAACCCTGGAACATGCAAAAGAGCAGACTAAAACGGGTGAATCTATCGAAGAAAACATTAAAACTCAATTGGCAAAAACAGGTTTTACGCCTTACACTGCCGATGAAATCAATATTATGTTTTCTCAAAACTGGTTCCTTCCTATTTCAAAAATCAACGAAATGAGAAGAACCGTTTACGATCAGTTGACCGAAATTCGTTTGGCAAATTACAAACGTGAAGAACACCAACTGGTTAAAACATCTCATCCTTATCCGGAAACTAAATTGGATTTCATGTACAATGTTTCCAATAAAACGGCCCGTAAATTCTACGAGCGTCATGGTGTTACCGAAATTGAAAAAGCATTTGAATTACAGTGGGATCCCGGAAAATCGCGTGTGATGACCACTAAATATTGCATCAAATACGAATTAAAAAAATGCCCGATACACCAAAAAGATATCGTAGGTGTTAAAGTAAAAGAGCCTCTGGTTTTAAAACAAGGCGAATTAGAATACAAACTGAAATTCAACTGCAAACCCTGTGAAATGGAAATCTGGGAAAAAGATGCAGAATTTGAAATAGAAGAAGATCATTTTCATTAG
- a CDS encoding helix-turn-helix domain-containing protein, protein MDIEKDYIKLIFGLKLKQVRTQKNLSLFGLAKLTNLSKSYLNEIEKGKKYPKTDKILLLCEHLDVTYDQMVSLKLDNNLAPIGEILKSGILKEIPLELFGIQEADLIDIIANAPAKVNAFISTIIEIAQHYNLSRESFFLAALRSYQEAHSNYFEDLEDKVIAFSKSFQINLDSKITIKELEAILKEEFDYTIKEIAFTDQEALEDLRSIYVPKSKTLLLSTEIDDPQKAFILAKEIAYNYLNLSDRLLTFSWIKFENFDQVLHNFYASYFAGALLLPRQLLVNRINDFLNNEKPNPEEFVTLIESFEVSPESFYQRLTNLLPKDFHLKNLFFLRMSHKTGSDIYQIKKELHITNQQEPHANETNEHYCRRWVSVKTIDEAIKQNKPHFFDAQISSYVHSGNEYLVFSSATKDPFIKDNIRSISVGILINPTMKKKFKFIEGKPLVKRIVGVTCETCDVKDCLERAAPPIALEKKKRHENTDAVVQQFISQYS, encoded by the coding sequence ATGGATATCGAAAAAGACTATATAAAGCTAATTTTTGGGCTAAAACTCAAGCAGGTTCGCACTCAGAAAAACCTCTCTCTTTTTGGCTTGGCTAAACTGACCAATCTTTCAAAATCGTATTTAAACGAGATTGAAAAAGGAAAGAAATATCCAAAAACAGATAAAATTTTGCTTTTGTGCGAACATTTGGACGTTACGTATGACCAAATGGTCTCTTTAAAGCTGGACAACAACCTCGCTCCGATTGGAGAGATTCTGAAATCAGGAATTTTAAAAGAAATTCCTCTCGAGCTTTTTGGTATTCAGGAAGCAGATTTGATCGATATAATTGCTAACGCACCTGCCAAAGTCAATGCATTTATCAGCACCATCATTGAAATTGCCCAGCATTACAATCTGAGCCGCGAAAGTTTTTTCCTGGCAGCCTTACGCTCCTATCAGGAGGCGCACAGCAATTATTTTGAAGATCTGGAAGATAAGGTAATTGCTTTCTCTAAGTCCTTTCAGATTAATTTAGATTCAAAAATCACTATTAAAGAACTGGAAGCCATTCTTAAAGAGGAGTTTGACTACACCATAAAAGAAATTGCCTTCACTGATCAGGAAGCCTTAGAAGATCTACGTTCGATATACGTCCCAAAAAGCAAAACCCTGCTGCTTTCAACTGAAATTGATGACCCGCAAAAAGCTTTTATTCTAGCCAAAGAAATCGCTTATAATTATCTGAACTTATCCGATCGTTTACTGACGTTCAGCTGGATCAAATTCGAAAACTTTGATCAGGTATTACACAATTTCTATGCTTCTTATTTCGCAGGTGCTTTACTATTGCCGAGACAATTGTTAGTAAACAGAATCAATGACTTTTTAAATAACGAAAAGCCAAATCCGGAAGAATTTGTAACACTTATTGAAAGTTTTGAAGTTTCTCCCGAATCTTTTTATCAGAGACTGACCAATTTACTCCCTAAAGATTTCCATCTAAAGAATTTATTTTTTTTAAGAATGTCGCATAAAACGGGTTCTGACATTTATCAAATCAAGAAAGAACTGCACATTACCAACCAGCAGGAACCACATGCAAACGAAACTAATGAGCATTATTGCAGGAGATGGGTTTCGGTAAAAACCATAGATGAAGCCATCAAACAAAACAAGCCTCACTTTTTTGATGCTCAGATTTCGAGTTATGTTCATAGCGGAAATGAATACTTGGTTTTTTCATCTGCCACAAAAGATCCTTTTATCAAAGACAACATAAGAAGTATTTCGGTTGGTATTTTAATCAATCCAACAATGAAAAAGAAATTCAAATTCATTGAAGGAAAACCACTTGTCAAACGAATTGTAGGGGTCACCTGTGAGACCTGCGATGTAAAAGACTGCCTCGAAAGAGCCGCCCCCCCAATCGCATTGGAAAAGAAAAAACGCCACGAGAATACCGATGCTGTTGTGCAACAGTTTATTTCACAATACAGTTAG
- a CDS encoding YceI family protein gives MATTKWSIDPTHSEIGFKVKHMMFTNVSGKFGTYDATISTDEDNFENAAIEFSGDITSIDTANTDRDNHLRSGDFFDAENHPKLTFKGSSFKKINEGSYELTGDLNIKGISKSVTFPVEFSGTMTDPWGNTKVGLNIEGKINRKDWGLNWNSALETGGVLVGEEVKLNIELQFAKQA, from the coding sequence ATGGCAACTACAAAATGGTCAATTGACCCAACACATTCAGAAATTGGTTTTAAAGTTAAACACATGATGTTCACCAATGTTTCAGGTAAATTCGGAACTTACGATGCAACCATTAGCACAGACGAAGACAATTTCGAAAATGCTGCAATCGAATTCTCAGGCGACATTACTTCTATTGACACGGCAAATACAGACAGAGACAATCACTTAAGAAGTGGTGATTTTTTTGACGCTGAAAATCATCCAAAATTAACTTTCAAAGGTTCTTCATTCAAAAAAATCAATGAAGGAAGCTATGAATTAACCGGAGATCTAAACATCAAAGGCATCTCAAAATCAGTAACGTTTCCGGTAGAGTTTAGCGGAACTATGACTGATCCATGGGGAAATACAAAAGTAGGATTAAATATCGAAGGAAAAATAAACCGTAAGGATTGGGGACTAAACTGGAACTCAGCTCTTGAAACCGGAGGTGTTCTTGTTGGAGAGGAAGTAAAACTAAACATTGAATTACAGTTTGCAAAACAAGCTTAA
- a CDS encoding Crp/Fnr family transcriptional regulator — translation MALILENIAKHVSLTPEEQAHFLSKTETHFYKAKTILLNAGEVCTHSYFVNSGILRSFNINDNIVEHVLAFACQGWWMSDMYSYFSQKPGELFIEVLEDAEVVSLSKENQEQLYLDIPKLERFFRILIENSLVANQQRLMDNLSLTAEERFEKFCAKYGTLVHKVPQKQIASFIGVTPEFFSKMKARLLKK, via the coding sequence ATGGCTTTAATTCTTGAAAATATAGCCAAACACGTTTCATTGACTCCTGAAGAGCAGGCTCATTTTTTATCCAAAACAGAAACTCATTTTTACAAGGCGAAAACCATTTTACTAAATGCCGGTGAAGTGTGTACGCATTCGTATTTTGTAAATTCGGGAATCTTGAGAAGCTTCAACATCAACGATAATATTGTCGAGCATGTTCTGGCATTCGCTTGTCAAGGCTGGTGGATGAGTGACATGTACAGCTATTTTTCACAGAAACCGGGAGAACTTTTTATAGAAGTTTTAGAAGATGCAGAGGTCGTTTCTTTATCCAAAGAAAATCAGGAGCAATTGTATCTTGACATTCCTAAATTAGAACGTTTTTTCAGAATTTTAATTGAAAATTCTCTGGTAGCCAATCAACAGCGTCTTATGGATAATTTAAGCCTGACAGCAGAAGAACGCTTTGAAAAATTTTGTGCTAAATATGGAACATTGGTTCATAAAGTTCCTCAAAAACAAATTGCTTCTTTTATCGGTGTTACCCCTGAATTTTTCAGCAAAATGAAAGCACGGCTTTTAAAAAAGTAA
- a CDS encoding dihydrofolate reductase family protein, translated as MKKIILDLAVTLDGFIEGPNGETDWCIMDDDMDFDGFLSSIDTIFYGRVSYDMWGNYQPDENASLAEKSLWKEVHAKNKFVFSSQNREDNNATFIDSDLATKANEIKKQSGKDIWLYGGAGLIKTFIQLNLIDTYRISVHPIALGSGKPLFEDLKERLELKLLTTNAFKSGVVQLIYEPAK; from the coding sequence ATGAAAAAAATAATTTTAGACCTGGCAGTAACTTTAGACGGTTTTATTGAAGGTCCCAACGGAGAAACTGATTGGTGTATCATGGACGATGATATGGATTTTGATGGATTCTTATCCAGTATAGACACTATTTTTTATGGCCGGGTGAGTTATGATATGTGGGGAAATTATCAGCCTGATGAAAATGCAAGTCTCGCTGAAAAGTCACTTTGGAAAGAAGTTCACGCAAAGAACAAATTTGTTTTCTCCAGTCAAAACAGAGAAGACAACAATGCCACGTTTATCGATTCTGACCTCGCAACTAAGGCAAACGAAATTAAAAAGCAATCGGGAAAAGATATCTGGTTATATGGCGGGGCGGGTCTTATTAAAACCTTTATTCAATTAAATCTTATTGATACCTATAGAATATCCGTTCATCCAATTGCGTTGGGAAGCGGAAAACCATTATTTGAAGACTTAAAAGAAAGATTAGAATTAAAGTTACTTACAACCAATGCTTTTAAATCTGGTGTAGTACAACTTATCTACGAACCCGCTAAATAA
- the aceA gene encoding isocitrate lyase produces MKTTEDRIQELINDWITNPRWKGVERPYTATEVVTLQGSYHIEHSIAKMGAEKLWRKLKNQDYVAGLGALTGNQAIQEVDAGLEAIYLSGWQVAADANLAGEMYPDQSLYPVNSVPMVVKKINSALLRADQIQVVNQVEDKKDYLVPIVADAEAGFGGNLNAFELMKSMIEAGASGVHFEDQLSSAKKCGHLGGKVLVPTQEAINKLIAARLAADVMGVSTLIVARTDADAANLLTSDADPRDAKFITGEKTNEGFFYVNSGIDQGIARGLSYAPYADLIWMETSNPDLAYAKKFADALKKEFPGKMLAYNCSPSFNWAAKLSVTEMETFREDLAAMGYKFQFITLAGFHALNTSMFELSKAYKERGMAGYSELQEREFALQQNGFRAVKHQAFVGTSYFDAVQNTVTIGRSSTTAMKHSTEVEQF; encoded by the coding sequence ATGAAAACAACAGAAGACAGAATTCAGGAATTGATTAACGATTGGATCACAAACCCAAGATGGAAAGGTGTTGAACGTCCGTATACCGCTACTGAGGTGGTGACGCTTCAGGGCTCTTATCATATTGAGCATTCTATTGCGAAAATGGGGGCGGAGAAATTATGGAGAAAGTTAAAAAATCAGGATTATGTTGCTGGTTTAGGTGCTTTAACAGGAAATCAGGCGATTCAGGAAGTTGATGCTGGTTTAGAAGCGATTTATTTGAGTGGCTGGCAAGTGGCTGCCGATGCAAATCTGGCAGGAGAAATGTATCCTGACCAATCGCTTTATCCGGTAAATAGCGTGCCAATGGTGGTAAAGAAAATTAATAGTGCCTTGTTGAGAGCTGATCAGATTCAGGTGGTAAACCAGGTTGAAGATAAAAAAGATTATTTGGTTCCGATTGTGGCCGATGCAGAAGCCGGTTTTGGCGGAAATTTAAATGCTTTCGAATTGATGAAGTCGATGATCGAAGCGGGGGCTTCAGGCGTCCATTTTGAAGATCAGTTAAGTTCTGCTAAAAAATGCGGACATTTAGGAGGTAAGGTTTTGGTGCCTACTCAGGAAGCGATCAATAAACTGATTGCTGCTCGTTTGGCTGCTGATGTTATGGGGGTTTCGACGTTAATTGTTGCCAGAACAGATGCAGATGCGGCTAATTTACTGACTAGCGATGCTGATCCAAGAGATGCAAAATTTATTACGGGTGAAAAAACCAATGAAGGCTTTTTCTATGTAAACAGCGGAATCGATCAGGGAATTGCAAGAGGGTTGAGTTATGCGCCTTATGCCGATTTGATCTGGATGGAAACCAGTAATCCCGATTTGGCTTATGCTAAGAAATTTGCCGATGCTTTGAAAAAAGAATTTCCGGGTAAAATGCTGGCTTACAATTGTTCTCCTTCTTTCAACTGGGCGGCAAAACTTTCAGTGACAGAAATGGAAACTTTCAGAGAAGATCTGGCGGCAATGGGGTATAAATTTCAGTTCATTACGCTGGCGGGATTCCATGCTTTGAATACCAGTATGTTCGAATTGTCTAAAGCGTACAAAGAACGCGGTATGGCAGGATATTCTGAATTGCAGGAAAGAGAATTTGCCTTGCAGCAAAACGGATTCAGAGCAGTAAAACATCAGGCTTTTGTGGGGACGTCTTATTTCGATGCAGTTCAAAATACAGTAACGATAGGAAGGTCTTCAACTACAGCAATGAAACATTCAACAGAGGTTGAGCAGTTTTAA
- the purT gene encoding formate-dependent phosphoribosylglycinamide formyltransferase, giving the protein MKILLLGSGELGKEFVIAAQRIGQTVIAVDNYENAPAMQVAHSFEVINMLDGEALDQIVAKHQPDFIVPEIEAIRTERFYDYEKQGITVVPSAKAANFTMNRKAIRDLASKELGLKTAKYQYATSAEELQKAVQEVGIPCVVKPLMSSSGKGQSTIKTESDIEKAWQYAVAGSRGDVIEVIVEAFVDFNSEITLLTITQNNNPTLFCAPIGHRQERGDYQESWQPAKISDADLYEAQDMAEKITEALGGAGLFGVEFFLTNDGVYFSELSPRPHDTGMVTLAGTQNFNEFELHLRAILSLPIFEITLEKAGASAVILASEDSTNPTFTGIEKVAALPKTDFRIFGKPTSRPYRRMGVVLSHDALTTPIDEITERAKTTSKLITVNS; this is encoded by the coding sequence ATGAAAATACTACTCCTGGGTTCGGGTGAACTGGGCAAAGAATTTGTCATTGCCGCTCAACGAATCGGACAAACTGTAATTGCTGTCGATAATTACGAAAATGCTCCTGCCATGCAGGTCGCACACAGCTTTGAAGTCATTAACATGCTCGACGGCGAAGCACTGGACCAAATCGTAGCCAAACACCAGCCCGATTTTATCGTTCCTGAAATAGAAGCTATCCGAACAGAACGCTTTTACGATTACGAAAAACAAGGTATTACTGTTGTTCCATCTGCAAAAGCAGCCAACTTTACCATGAATCGAAAAGCGATTCGCGATCTCGCTTCGAAAGAACTGGGATTAAAAACCGCAAAATACCAATACGCAACTTCGGCAGAAGAACTTCAAAAAGCCGTTCAGGAAGTTGGAATTCCCTGCGTAGTAAAACCTTTAATGTCTTCTTCCGGAAAAGGACAATCCACTATCAAAACAGAAAGCGATATTGAAAAAGCCTGGCAATATGCCGTTGCAGGTTCACGTGGTGATGTCATCGAAGTTATCGTAGAAGCTTTTGTAGATTTCAATTCTGAGATTACACTTTTAACCATTACTCAAAATAACAATCCAACACTTTTTTGTGCTCCAATCGGACACCGTCAGGAACGTGGTGATTATCAGGAGAGCTGGCAGCCCGCAAAAATTTCTGATGCTGATCTATACGAAGCGCAGGACATGGCCGAAAAAATTACCGAAGCACTGGGAGGCGCAGGCCTTTTTGGTGTTGAATTTTTCTTAACCAACGATGGAGTTTATTTCTCAGAACTTTCCCCTCGCCCACACGATACCGGAATGGTAACTCTTGCCGGAACACAAAATTTTAACGAATTCGAATTGCATTTACGAGCAATTTTAAGTTTGCCAATCTTCGAAATCACTCTCGAAAAAGCTGGTGCAAGTGCCGTGATTCTGGCCTCAGAAGATTCGACAAATCCAACTTTTACCGGAATTGAAAAAGTAGCCGCTTTACCCAAAACTGATTTCAGAATTTTCGGAAAGCCAACTTCAAGACCTTACCGCCGAATGGGAGTTGTTTTAAGTCATGACGCTCTCACAACACCAATCGATGAAATTACAGAACGCGCCAAAACAACTTCAAAACTAATAACCGTAAACTCTTAA
- the aceB gene encoding malate synthase A, producing the protein MKNQLEITETAMEFLAEKKLSYPKIWTEEAIVFITELHRKFDSQRKLLLLQREQKQTAFDQGVMPSFPSETKTVRESNWVAGEIPKDLQDRRVEITGPVDRKMIINALNSGAKTFMADFEDSTSPTWQNLMDGQVNLIDAVNKTISYTDLVKHKSYHLNEKIATLIVRPRGLHLPEKHLSIDGNAVSGSLVDFGLFVFHNHKRLLENKSGPYFYIPKLEHYLEARWWNTVIDFTEDYLKLERGTIKVTVLIETITASFQLDEIIYELKEHIVGLNCGRWDYIFSYIKKFRKHSKFIVPDRDQVNMTSPFMNAYSNLVIQRCHKRGIHAIGGMAAQIPIKNNEEANAIAFAKVKTDKEREVKNGHDGTWVAHPDLVALAKNIFDAGMPTPNQIHVKKEYRKITEADLIEPPIGIITENGVRKNINVGVLYLASWLNGQGAAALHNLMEDAATAEISRSQLWQWLQNKVTLDNGQILNLAYYHELALDEFKKIKDELGEENYEDRQFPLAEKVLERLVVNPDFVDFLTLPCYKYL; encoded by the coding sequence ATGAAAAACCAATTAGAGATTACCGAGACGGCAATGGAATTTTTGGCCGAAAAGAAGCTTTCTTATCCAAAGATCTGGACAGAAGAGGCAATTGTTTTTATAACCGAACTGCATCGAAAATTTGATTCACAGCGAAAATTATTGTTACTGCAACGCGAACAAAAACAAACCGCTTTTGATCAGGGCGTCATGCCGTCTTTTCCTTCAGAAACCAAAACCGTCAGAGAAAGTAATTGGGTGGCTGGAGAAATTCCAAAAGATTTACAGGACCGCAGAGTTGAAATTACGGGACCGGTTGATCGCAAAATGATTATCAATGCGTTGAATTCGGGAGCCAAAACTTTTATGGCGGATTTTGAAGACAGTACTTCTCCGACCTGGCAAAATTTAATGGACGGACAAGTGAATTTGATTGATGCGGTTAATAAGACGATTTCTTATACCGATTTGGTCAAGCATAAATCGTATCACCTGAATGAAAAGATTGCGACATTGATAGTACGTCCACGTGGATTGCATTTACCGGAAAAACATCTTTCGATTGATGGGAATGCGGTTTCAGGTTCTTTGGTAGATTTTGGATTGTTTGTTTTTCACAATCATAAGAGACTTTTAGAAAACAAGTCCGGGCCTTATTTCTATATTCCAAAATTAGAACATTATCTGGAAGCACGCTGGTGGAATACCGTGATTGATTTTACCGAAGATTATTTGAAGTTAGAAAGAGGAACGATAAAGGTTACTGTTTTAATTGAAACCATCACAGCAAGTTTTCAGCTAGACGAGATTATTTACGAATTGAAGGAACATATCGTAGGATTGAACTGCGGACGTTGGGATTATATTTTCTCTTATATTAAGAAATTCCGCAAGCATTCCAAGTTTATTGTTCCGGATCGCGATCAGGTCAATATGACTTCGCCTTTTATGAATGCTTATTCGAATCTGGTAATTCAAAGATGTCACAAACGTGGTATTCATGCTATCGGAGGGATGGCCGCTCAAATTCCGATTAAAAATAATGAGGAGGCAAATGCAATTGCTTTCGCAAAGGTAAAAACCGATAAAGAACGCGAAGTAAAAAATGGTCACGATGGAACGTGGGTAGCGCATCCGGATTTGGTTGCTCTGGCTAAAAATATTTTCGATGCCGGAATGCCAACTCCCAATCAAATTCATGTTAAAAAAGAATATCGCAAAATAACAGAAGCAGATTTGATAGAGCCGCCAATTGGAATTATAACAGAAAATGGGGTTCGCAAAAACATTAATGTTGGGGTTTTGTATTTGGCTTCATGGCTGAACGGACAAGGTGCTGCAGCCTTGCACAATCTGATGGAGGATGCTGCTACGGCAGAGATTTCAAGATCGCAATTGTGGCAGTGGCTTCAGAATAAGGTGACTTTGGATAACGGACAAATACTGAATCTGGCGTATTATCATGAGTTGGCTTTAGATGAATTCAAAAAAATTAAAGACGAGCTGGGAGAGGAAAATTACGAAGACCGTCAATTCCCGTTAGCGGAGAAAGTTTTGGAAAGACTGGTTGTAAATCCCGATTTCGTTGATTTTTTAACCCTTCCATGTTACAAATATTTATAA
- a CDS encoding pirin family protein, with amino-acid sequence MENIILHKAETRGNANHGWLNAYHSFSFASWYNPERIQFGALRVLNDDTIAGGMGFGTHPHDNMEIITIPLEGDLAHKDSMGNTEIIKNGDIQVMSAGTGIQHSEFNPNADQQTKLLQIWLFPNKRNVTPRYQQITLDVADRHNKLSQVLSPNADDEGVWIHQDAWFHMGNFDAGIATTYKLKKEGNGVYVFILKGNVTINGQELNTRDAIGITDFEALNIKANTEAEFLLMEIPMNY; translated from the coding sequence ATGGAAAACATAATATTGCACAAAGCAGAAACAAGAGGAAATGCAAATCATGGCTGGCTTAATGCTTACCACAGTTTTAGTTTTGCAAGCTGGTACAATCCGGAAAGAATTCAGTTTGGAGCACTTCGCGTTCTGAATGACGACACTATTGCAGGTGGAATGGGTTTTGGAACTCATCCTCACGATAACATGGAGATCATTACCATTCCGTTAGAAGGTGATTTAGCTCACAAAGACAGCATGGGAAATACTGAAATCATTAAAAATGGTGACATTCAGGTGATGAGTGCCGGAACCGGAATTCAGCATAGTGAATTCAATCCAAATGCAGATCAACAGACTAAGTTATTGCAAATCTGGCTGTTTCCTAATAAAAGAAATGTAACGCCACGTTACCAGCAGATCACTCTGGATGTTGCGGACAGACACAATAAACTATCTCAGGTTTTATCTCCAAATGCTGATGATGAAGGAGTTTGGATCCATCAGGATGCCTGGTTTCATATGGGAAATTTCGACGCCGGAATCGCTACAACCTATAAATTAAAAAAAGAAGGAAACGGAGTCTACGTTTTTATCTTAAAAGGAAATGTAACGATTAACGGTCAGGAATTGAACACTCGTGATGCTATAGGAATCACTGATTTTGAAGCTTTAAACATCAAAGCCAATACTGAGGCCGAATTCCTGCTAATGGAAATTCCTATGAATTACTAA
- a CDS encoding DUF6370 family protein, which yields MKNALFALFLLAGISTQAQDKKTNEKPVIVETACGECQFGMKGKSCDLAVRIDGKTYFVDGTTIDEHGDAHAKDGFCNAVRKASVFGKVENDRFKVSSFTLIKEK from the coding sequence ATGAAAAACGCATTATTTGCACTGTTCCTGCTTGCCGGAATTTCAACTCAGGCTCAGGATAAGAAAACAAACGAAAAACCTGTAATCGTTGAAACCGCTTGTGGCGAATGCCAATTTGGAATGAAAGGCAAAAGCTGCGATTTAGCTGTTCGCATTGACGGTAAAACGTATTTTGTAGACGGAACAACAATTGACGAGCATGGTGACGCACATGCAAAAGATGGCTTTTGTAATGCTGTTCGCAAAGCTTCAGTTTTCGGAAAAGTAGAGAATGATCGCTTTAAAGTAAGCTCTTTCACACTGATAAAAGAAAAATAA
- a CDS encoding (4Fe-4S)-binding protein codes for MNPNDLTKEYSNGEVTIVWQSGKCIHSANCVKNNPDVFHPKEKPWIRPEQSTTEKIISTIHKCPSGALSFYMNDKS; via the coding sequence ATGAATCCAAATGACCTTACGAAAGAATACAGCAATGGAGAAGTAACCATTGTCTGGCAGTCCGGAAAATGCATTCACTCTGCCAATTGCGTAAAAAACAATCCCGATGTTTTTCACCCAAAAGAAAAACCCTGGATTCGCCCTGAACAATCCACAACAGAAAAAATAATCTCAACCATTCACAAATGTCCTTCAGGAGCATTGAGCTTTTACATGAATGACAAAAGCTAA